Proteins found in one Oncorhynchus keta strain PuntledgeMale-10-30-2019 chromosome 2, Oket_V2, whole genome shotgun sequence genomic segment:
- the LOC118398333 gene encoding F-box only protein 9-like produces the protein MAESIINSRGIVEDHERDNEDSDSNLQVELNVFRAQWMSELKPNSVSNGGNRGLSSRAADLRRKQELAREEKARELFLKAVEEEENGAVYEAIKYYRRAMQIVPDIEFKINYSRSPDPDGGNEKDMDGEIEDLLAYFHQQLTLQDNSLKICVPEVEMTQMHISALPPEVLIYIFRWVVSSDLDLRALEQLSLVCRGFYICARDPEIWRSACLRVWGRSCTKLVPFNSWREMFLERPRVRFDGVYISKTAYIRQGEESLDGFYRAWHQVEYYRYLRFFPDGQVMMLTTPEDPLVTVPRLRSRNTRVESIMCGHYRLSQDTDNQTKVFVVVSKRKEEKVAEYQRNSRFCRRNPAAPETEHSFHVGLQLSSGGRQSFNKLNWIHHSCHINYRSTGETVVTAFDLDQMYASFFFARVKSYTAFSERPL, from the exons ATG GCTGAAAGCATTATCAATTCTCGTGGCATTGTAGAAGATCATGAGAGAGATAATGAAGATTCTGACTCAAACCTCCAA GTGGAGCTCAATGTGTTCAGGGCCCAATGGATGTCTGAACTGAAGCCCAACTCTGTGTCCAATGGGGGCAACAGAGGACTATCGTCAAGAGCTGCAGACCTGAGAAGAAAACAGGAACTGGCCCGGGAGGAAAAA GCCAGAGAGTTGTTCCTAAAAGCTGTTGAGGAAGAAGAAAATGGAGCTGTTTATGAAG CAATTAAGTACTATCGCAGGGCAATGCAGATTGTGCCTGACATTGAGTTTAAAATCAACTACAGTCGTTCTCCTGATCCAGATGGTGG CAATGAGAAGGACATGGATGGTGAAATAGAGGATCTACTGGCCTACTTCCATCAGCAGCTCACTCTGCAAGACAACTCTCTGAAGATATGTGTTCCTGAGGTGGAGATGACTCAGATGCACATCTCAG CCCTGCCTCCAGAGGTCTTGATATACATATTCCGCTGGGTTGTGTCTAGTGATCTGGACCTGCGTGCCCTGGAGCAGCTCTCCCTAGTCTGTAGAGGCTTCTACATTTGTGCTAG GGACCCAGAAATTTGGCGTTCGGCCTGTCTAAGAGTGTGGGGCCGGAGCTGTACCAAACTGGTACCCTTCAACTCCTGGAGGGAGATGTTTCTTGAGAGGCCACGTGTGCGCTTTGATG GTGTTTACATCAGCAAAACGGCATACATCCGTCAAGGCGAGGAGTCCCTTGATGGATTCTACAGGGCTTGGCACCAGGTGGAGTATTACAG ATATCTGCGTTTCTTCCCTGATGGCCAAGTCATGATGCTGACCACGCCTGAGGACCCACTGGTCACCGTTCCTCGTCTGCGTAGTAGGAACACCAG GGTGGAGTCCATTATGTGTGGTCATTACCGTCTGTCGCAGGACACAGACAATCAAACCAAAGTCTTTGTTGTTGTCTCCAAGAGAAAAGAGGAG AAGGTGGCAGAGTACCAGAGAAACTCTCGGTTTTGCCGGCGGAACCCAGCGGCGCCCGAGACGGAGCACAGCTTTCACGTGGGACTGCAGCTGTCGTCTGGCGGGCGCCAGAGCTTCAACAAGCTAAATTGGATTCACCATTCCTGCCACATCAACTACAG ATCCACTGGAGAAACGGTTGTCACTGCCTTCGACTTGGACCAGATGTATGCATCTTTCTTCTTTGCACGTGTGAAAAGCTACACAGCATTTTCTGAACGCCCACTGTAG
- the LOC118398323 gene encoding serine/threonine-protein kinase ICK-like → MNRYTTLRQLGDGTYGSVILCRSLESGELVAIKKMKRKFYSWEECMNLREVISLKKLNHANVVKLKEVVRENDHLYFVFEYMKENLYQLMKDRSRLFPESAVRNIMFQILQGLAFIHKHGFFHRDMKPENLLCMGPELVKIADFGLAREIRSRPPYTDYVSTRWYRAPEVLLRSTTYSSPIDQWAVGCIMAELYTLRPLFPGSSEVDTIFKICQVLGTPKKNDWPEGFQLSLAMNFRWPQCVPSNLRSLIPSASTEAIHLMRDLLQWDPKKRPASAQALRYSYFYVGQALGTPQQILEQGRPQPGPLPPQPSQQQQPLLLKPVPPPQSVTPNPHFTSSRALQQIERAPTLVPLYQRHTELLREQPNHIVKQEETARVPLTRLPYIVDKSLPSQLTQEADNANFLSYQVKPKGGGRRRWGHGSGLLKGDGWDDFEDTELTSLSVLCKTNFPTEKRREETLSRYGNVLDVSNPKVKGQVSTGDNAPLNLNKAMSYQEPLRTASAKQHYLKQSRYLPGLSTKNNMAINSNKDYSESNLWGSSSIPVGGTFPSRNTHGSNTLPSGYVPSHLKKEVDSASQRVQLGPIGDSAASNYATWRSSSRSQVGASYVPSPTKTTSGLRSRPPVQAIHGRTDWSAKYGHR, encoded by the exons ATGAATAGATACACCACTCTCAGGCAGCTCGGGGATGGCACCTACGGCTCAGTCATCCTCTGCCGCAGCCTGGAATCAGGGGAATTAGTCGCCATTAAGAA AATGAAGAGAAAGTTCTACTCATGGGAAGAATGCATGAATCTTCGTGAGGTCATA TCCTTGAAGAAACTCAACCATGCGAATGTGGTCAAACTAAAGGAGGTTGTACGGGAAAATGACCATTTGTACTTTGTGTTTGAATACATGAAAGAGAACTTGTATCAACTAATGAAAGACAG GTCTCGGCTGTTCCCTGAATCTGCTGTGCGAAATATTATGTTCCAGATACTGCAGGGATTAGCATTTATTCATAAGCATG GATTTTTTCACAGGGATATGAAACCTGAGAACCTTCTGTGCATGGGACCAGAGCTGGTGAAAATAGCTGACTTTGGGCTTGCCCGTGAGATAAGATCTCGGCCGCCGTACACGGACTATGTTTCAACAAGATG GTACAGAGCTCCAGAGGTGCTGCTGAGGTCCACCACCTACAGCTCTCCTATAGACCAGTGGGCTGTTGGCTGCATTATGGCAGAGCTTTACACCCTCAGGCCTCTGTTCCCAGGCTCCAGTGAAGTGGACACCATCTTCAAAATTTGCCAAGTCTTGGGAACTCCAAAGAAG AATGACTGGCCAGAGGGCTTCCAGTTGTCGTTAGCCATGAATTTCCGCTGGCCTCAATGTGTCCCCAGTAATCTAAGGAGTCTGATCCCCAGCGCAAGTACAGAGGCCATCCACCTCATGAGAGACCTACTCCAGTGGGACCCTAAGAAGAGGCCAGCCTCTGCACAG GCCCTCAGGTACTCGTACTTCTACGTGGGTCAGGCGTTGGGCACTCCTCAGCAGATCTTGGAGCAGGGCAGGCCTCAGCCTGGTCCTCTACCTCCACAACCATCACAGCAGCAACAACCACTGCTGCTCAAACCAGTGCCCCCTCCCCAGTCAGTGACCCCAAATCCACATTTCACCTCGTCCAGGGCCCTGCAACAGATTGAGCGAGCCCCCACCCTGGTTCCATTATACCAGAGGCACACAGAGCTGCTGCGAGAGCAGCCCAACCACATTGTGAAGCAGGAGGAGACTGCGAGAGTCCCACTGACCCGTTTACCTTACATTGTTGATAAGAGCTTGCCGAGCCAG TTGACCCAGGAGGCTGACAATGCCAACTTCTTAAGCTATCAGGTGAAACCTAAGGGTGGAGGACGCCGGCGATGGGGCCATGGCTCAGGCCTTTTAAAGGGTGATGGCTGGGATGACTTTGAGGACACAGAGTTGACCTCTCTAAGTGTTCTCTGCAAAACAAACtttcctactgaaaaacgaagaGAGGAGACTTTGAGCAG GTATGGAAATGTTTTGGATGTCAGCAACCCCAAAGTTAAGGGGCAGGTGTCGACAGGTGACAATGCACCTTTGAATCTGAACAAGGCCATGTCCTACCAGGAGCCTTTGAGGACAGCCTCTGCCAAACAGCATTACTTGAAGCAGTCAAGATATCTACCAG GTTTAAGTACCAAAAATAATATGGCAATAAATTCCAACAAAGACTACAGTGAAAGCAACCTCTGGGGCAGCAGCAGTATTCCTGTAGGAGGGACATTTCCTAGCAGAAACACTCATG GTTCAAATACACTTCCAAGTGGATATGTACCATCCCATCTCAAAAAAGAGGTTGACTCTGCCAGTCAAAGAGTGCAACTTGGACCTATAGGGGACTCGGCAGCATCAA ATTATGCAACCTGGAGGTCGTCAAGCAGAAGTCAGGTGGGTGCCTCCTATGTGCCGTCACCCACCAAGACTACATCTGGCCTACGATCTC
- the LOC118398342 gene encoding elongation of very long chain fatty acids protein 5-like translates to METFNYKLNMYIDSWMGPRDERVQGWLLLDNYPPTFALTVMYLLIVWMGPKYMRHRQPVSCRGLLLVYNLGLTILSFYMFYEMVSAVWHGDYNFFCQDTHSAGETDTKIINVLWWYYFSKLIEFMDTFFFILRKNNHQITFLHIYHHASMLNIWWFVMNWVPCGHSYFGASLNSFIHVLMYSYYGLSAVPALRPYLWWKKYITQVQLIQFFLTMSQTICAVIWPCDFPRGWLYFQIFYVVTLIALFSNFYIQTYKKHLVSQKKEYHQNGSVASLNGHVNGVTPTETITHRKVRGD, encoded by the exons ATGGAGACTTTTAATTATAAACTAAACATGTACATAGACTCATGGATGGGTCCCAGAG ATGAGCGGGTACAGGGATGGCTGCTTCTGGACAACTACCCTCCAACCTTTGCACTAACAGTCATGTACCTGCTGATCGTATGGATGGGGCCCAAGTACATGAGACACAGACAGCCGGTGTCTTGCCGGGGTCTCCTCTTGGTCTACAATCTGGGCCTCACGATCTTGTCCTTCTATATGTTCTATGAG ATGGTGTCTGCTGTGTGGCACGGGGATTATAACTTCTTTTGCCAAGACACACACAGTGCAGGAGAAACCGATACCAAG ATCATAAATGTGCTGTGGTGGTACTACTTCTCCAAGCTCATAGAGTTTATGGATACCTTCTTCTTCATCCTACGGAAGAACAACCATCAGATCACgtttctgcacatctaccaccATGCTAGCATGCTCAACATCTGGTGGTTCGTCATGAACTGGGTGCCCTGTGGTCACT CCTACTTTGGTGCCTCCCTGAACAGCTTCATCCATGTCCTGATGTACTCTTACTATGGGCTCTCTGCTGTCCCGGCCTTGCGGCCCTATCTATGGTGGAAGAAATACATCACACAAGTACAGCTG ATTCAGTTCTTTTTGACCATGTCCCAGACGATATGTGCAGTCATTTGGCCATGTGATTTCCCCAGAGGGTGGCTGTATTTCCAGATATTCTATGTCGTCACACTTATTGCCCTTTTCTCAAACTTCTACATTCAG ACTTACAAGAAACACCTTGTTTCACAAAAGAAGGAGTATCATCAGAATGGCTCTGTTGCTTCATTGAATGGCCATGTGAATGGGGTGACACCCACGGAAACCATTACACACAGGAAAGTGAGGGGGGACTGA